A stretch of the Massilia sp. W12 genome encodes the following:
- a CDS encoding thioester reductase domain-containing protein, which produces MNQMADTSLKNVLLTGATGVLGGRLLQELLLSTQCNVHCLVRAKDEAQGLERIKEVLFAYDEAGLLSNQVNRIRPVLGDVSQPQFGLQDSLYRDLAGLCDMAMHCAANVSLVASYAKIAPVNVGGVANVIEFCLAARASLMYTSSFSMTGDKLYEPGFVLKESDLDVGQGFEDMAYERSKYDAEQLVHAASARGLDWVIVRPGNIWGDSVTGCYPLKQTKVKGIYYEMLKSLVETGLSFPSDEDFDITPVDYVAKASLFAMLNLPATRHCTYNLTNPAPITYNDIVQQMRRFGYRIDEIDTKRYFEAVQEGRMMRAGKPYRSTFTDLMAIFYDGSDCKEAAKYDTSKIEALLSGSNITCHACDHNLMQRYLDYAIKCEFLAPPKDQFPLAQISDASVRGGGYMESLYDADLSQLKQLSEATHAASRTA; this is translated from the coding sequence ATGAATCAGATGGCGGATACCAGCCTGAAAAATGTGTTGTTGACCGGGGCGACGGGCGTGCTGGGCGGCCGTTTGCTGCAGGAACTGTTATTAAGCACCCAATGCAATGTGCACTGTCTGGTGCGCGCCAAAGATGAGGCGCAAGGCTTGGAGCGGATTAAAGAAGTGTTGTTTGCGTATGACGAAGCGGGCCTGCTGAGCAATCAGGTGAACCGGATACGTCCTGTTCTGGGCGATGTCAGCCAGCCGCAATTCGGTTTGCAAGACAGCCTGTACCGCGATCTGGCCGGGCTTTGCGATATGGCCATGCACTGCGCGGCAAACGTCAGCCTGGTCGCTTCATACGCCAAAATTGCGCCGGTGAATGTCGGCGGCGTGGCCAATGTCATCGAGTTTTGCCTGGCCGCGCGCGCATCCCTGATGTACACCTCCAGCTTCAGTATGACCGGGGACAAACTGTATGAACCCGGCTTTGTGTTGAAAGAAAGCGATCTGGATGTCGGCCAGGGTTTTGAAGACATGGCTTACGAGCGCTCCAAATACGATGCCGAGCAATTGGTGCATGCCGCCAGCGCGCGCGGTCTGGACTGGGTGATTGTGCGTCCCGGCAATATCTGGGGCGACAGCGTGACAGGTTGCTACCCGCTCAAACAGACCAAGGTAAAAGGCATTTACTATGAAATGCTGAAATCCCTGGTGGAAACCGGCTTGAGTTTCCCCTCCGATGAAGATTTTGATATCACACCGGTGGATTATGTCGCCAAGGCGTCCCTGTTTGCGATGCTGAACTTGCCGGCCACCCGTCACTGCACCTACAACTTAACCAATCCTGCGCCGATTACCTATAACGATATCGTGCAGCAAATGCGCCGCTTTGGTTATCGGATCGATGAAATCGACACCAAACGCTATTTTGAAGCGGTTCAGGAAGGCCGCATGATGCGCGCCGGCAAACCCTACCGCTCGACCTTCACCGATTTGATGGCGATTTTCTACGACGGCAGCGATTGCAAAGAAGCCGCGAAATACGACACCAGCAAGATCGAGGCCTTGTTATCCGGCAGCAATATCACTTGCCATGCATGCGATCACAACTTGATGCAGCGCTATCTGGATTACGCCATCAAGTGCGAATTCCTGGCGCCGCCGAAAGACCAATTCCCGCTGGCGCAGATCAGTGATGCCTCAGTGCGCGGCGGCGGCTATATGGAAAGCCTGTACGACGCCGATCTGAGCCAATTAAAACAACTGAGCGAGGCCACGCATGCCGCTAGCAGAACTGCTTGA
- a CDS encoding PfaD family polyunsaturated fatty acid/polyketide biosynthesis protein, which yields MNSLKLRVATRFAQAPYKWQARHALQAQSMAQAQSALADLNKTLHVLEHASGVVLEAGGSISQDGHVACLGVLPACSPESFGDPSFLREYGVRFAYYAGAMAGGIASEEMVIALGSRLILSSFGAGGLSVESVRSAIRRIKEALPNGPYAINLLHNPGQPDWEMACAKLFIEQDVKVVEASAYINLSPAIVYYRLSGLKLGENDTVLRRHRVIAKVSRREVAQHFLKPAPEKIVRQLLADGLITEQQASLAARVPMADDITVEGDSGGHTDNGVLSCIFRSIVELRDELNQARVAQGLAPLAVRIGAAGGIGSPHAVLAAFAMGAAFVVTGSINQACVEAGTSLQVRRMLAKATIQDVAMAPSADMFELGAKVQVLKGGTMYALRAQKLYSLYKQYDSIEQVPAEELANLEKNVFKKSVAEVWAETEAFFAARGNLAPITAAKTSAKKKMALIFQWYLGNSSRWAIAGDPAFALDYQIWCGAAMGAANEWLKGSVFEAVEQRRVADIACQLMTGAAYLSRVQTLQQLGVLIPDQLRRYQARAEAGAEVDGDEAELAQQHRAANLASSTQDLSINQKETVIKMDAKTKLSLTKSKDFYKQCWDLLPGGTHYNFGDPERPLVIPFNRGRNSRVWDLDGNEHLDLFCKFGALFVGHHNQQYNESLIKYMEKVTSVDTCDLEVEVCSQMIKHIPCAEMVRFCLSGTEAVQNALRLARGFTGKNRFIRFHGHYHGNADNIMGWRKKKDLSFPVPEQFKGDLLDTLGRSGSLLEDQSFMLPWNDIQALEATIERYHGEIAAVLMEPICINGGGIMPREGYLERAKEICEKYNIVLIFDEIITGVRLGLSGAQGILGVTPHLSTFGKALGGGSMPISAIAGRRDIMDLYSRGKVIHAGTFNGYPLGLAAIKATFDLIEQDPGCYERMAGFTQQISDIFVQAANANDLPLVVQGMPTALVYHSQETPVDFSEGYSDKVKFCDIIIREISKRYGIQFSPLSRMYSNLLMNQSDVSFFEERIYDAMANAKQVIDITFKEGMAA from the coding sequence TGGAGGCTGGCGGCAGCATTAGTCAGGATGGCCATGTGGCCTGTCTGGGCGTGCTGCCGGCCTGCTCGCCGGAATCCTTCGGCGACCCCAGTTTCTTGCGTGAATATGGCGTGCGCTTTGCCTATTATGCCGGCGCAATGGCTGGCGGCATCGCTTCCGAAGAGATGGTGATTGCGCTCGGTTCGCGCCTGATCCTGAGTTCCTTTGGCGCCGGCGGCTTGAGCGTGGAAAGCGTGCGCAGTGCCATCCGCCGCATCAAAGAAGCCTTGCCGAATGGCCCTTACGCCATCAACCTGCTGCACAACCCCGGCCAGCCAGATTGGGAAATGGCGTGCGCCAAGCTGTTTATTGAGCAAGACGTGAAGGTGGTGGAAGCTTCGGCCTACATCAATCTGTCACCGGCGATTGTGTATTACCGCCTCAGCGGCTTGAAACTGGGCGAGAACGATACTGTTTTGCGCCGCCATCGCGTCATCGCCAAGGTCTCGCGGCGCGAAGTGGCGCAGCACTTCCTGAAACCGGCGCCGGAAAAAATCGTGCGTCAATTATTGGCCGATGGTTTGATCACCGAGCAGCAGGCCAGCCTCGCCGCGCGCGTGCCCATGGCCGATGATATTACGGTTGAAGGCGATTCCGGCGGGCATACCGATAACGGCGTACTGAGCTGCATCTTCCGTTCCATCGTCGAATTGCGCGATGAATTGAACCAGGCGCGTGTGGCGCAAGGTCTGGCCCCGCTGGCGGTGCGGATCGGCGCCGCCGGCGGCATCGGCAGCCCGCATGCCGTGCTGGCCGCGTTTGCCATGGGGGCCGCGTTTGTGGTGACAGGCTCGATCAATCAGGCATGCGTTGAAGCGGGCACTTCTTTGCAAGTGCGCCGCATGCTGGCCAAAGCCACGATTCAAGACGTGGCCATGGCGCCATCGGCGGATATGTTTGAACTCGGGGCCAAGGTGCAAGTGCTCAAAGGCGGCACGATGTACGCCCTGCGGGCGCAAAAACTCTACAGCCTCTACAAGCAATACGACAGCATCGAACAAGTGCCGGCGGAAGAGCTGGCGAACCTGGAAAAAAACGTCTTCAAAAAATCCGTGGCCGAAGTCTGGGCCGAAACCGAAGCTTTCTTCGCCGCACGCGGCAATCTGGCCCCGATTACCGCCGCCAAGACCAGCGCGAAGAAAAAGATGGCCTTGATTTTCCAATGGTATCTGGGCAACTCCTCGCGCTGGGCGATTGCCGGCGACCCGGCGTTTGCCCTGGATTATCAAATCTGGTGCGGCGCGGCGATGGGCGCGGCCAATGAATGGCTCAAAGGCAGCGTATTTGAAGCCGTGGAACAGCGCCGCGTGGCGGATATCGCCTGTCAATTGATGACCGGCGCGGCCTACCTGAGCCGGGTACAAACCTTACAGCAACTGGGTGTGCTGATTCCAGACCAGTTGCGTCGCTATCAAGCCCGCGCCGAAGCCGGCGCGGAGGTGGATGGCGATGAAGCCGAATTGGCTCAACAGCACCGCGCAGCAAATCTTGCTTCATCAACACAAGACTTATCTATCAACCAGAAAGAGACAGTAATCAAAATGGACGCAAAAACCAAACTCTCCCTGACCAAATCAAAAGATTTCTACAAACAATGCTGGGACTTGCTGCCAGGCGGTACGCATTACAACTTTGGCGACCCGGAACGCCCGCTGGTGATTCCTTTCAACCGTGGCCGCAACTCACGCGTATGGGATCTGGATGGCAATGAACATCTGGATTTGTTCTGCAAATTCGGCGCCCTGTTCGTTGGTCATCACAATCAGCAATACAACGAATCCCTCATCAAGTACATGGAAAAAGTCACCTCGGTGGACACCTGTGACTTGGAAGTCGAAGTCTGCTCGCAAATGATCAAGCACATTCCCTGTGCGGAAATGGTGCGCTTTTGCTTAAGCGGCACGGAAGCGGTGCAAAACGCCTTGCGTCTGGCGCGCGGCTTCACCGGCAAAAACCGCTTCATCCGCTTCCACGGCCACTACCATGGCAACGCCGATAACATCATGGGCTGGCGCAAAAAGAAAGACCTCAGCTTCCCGGTGCCGGAACAATTCAAAGGCGATTTGTTAGACACCCTGGGCCGCTCCGGCAGCTTGCTGGAAGACCAATCTTTCATGCTGCCCTGGAATGATATTCAAGCGCTGGAAGCCACCATCGAGCGCTACCACGGCGAAATCGCCGCTGTGCTGATGGAGCCGATTTGTATTAACGGCGGCGGCATCATGCCGCGCGAAGGGTATCTGGAACGCGCCAAAGAAATCTGCGAAAAATACAATATCGTCTTGATTTTTGATGAAATCATCACCGGCGTGCGTCTTGGCCTGTCCGGCGCGCAAGGCATTCTGGGCGTGACCCCGCACTTGTCCACCTTCGGCAAAGCCCTGGGCGGCGGCTCAATGCCGATCTCGGCCATCGCAGGCCGGCGCGACATCATGGATTTGTATTCGCGCGGCAAAGTGATTCACGCCGGCACCTTCAACGGTTATCCGCTCGGCCTGGCCGCCATCAAAGCCACCTTCGATCTGATCGAACAAGATCCGGGTTGCTACGAGCGCATGGCCGGCTTCACCCAGCAAATCTCCGACATCTTCGTGCAAGCCGCCAACGCCAATGATCTGCCGCTGGTGGTGCAGGGCATGCCGACCGCCCTGGTGTATCACTCCCAGGAAACCCCGGTTGACTTCTCCGAAGGCTATAGCGACAAGGTGAAATTCTGCGACATCATCATCCGCGAAATTTCCAAGCGCTACGGGATTCAATTCTCGCCTCTGTCGCGTATGTATTCCAACTTGCTGATGAACCAATCGGACGTGAGCTTCTTTGAAGAGCGCATCTATGACGCGATGGCGAATGCCAAACAAGTCATCGACATCACTTTTAAAGAAGGGATGGCGGCGTGA
- a CDS encoding amidohydrolase: MENNVSPQDLCLSFLQTDLAWEAPAENLQRCEQRLRDVANSRLIVLPEMFTTGFTMNPASVAQTMDGEAVRWMRRTAAAKGADVVGSVVIEEGGKYFNRLIWAKADGGLQHYDKKHLFTFAGEDKHYSPGQQPLIVPIQGWNVATFICFDLRFPAWSRNLDGKYDLALYIASWPERRAKHWQALLQARAIENQAYVLGVNRVGVDGNGISYSGDSMLIDPLGEVLFHQSHQECLHSATLSRSLLDEVRSKFPFLKEADRFVFSA, translated from the coding sequence ATGGAAAACAATGTATCTCCGCAAGACCTGTGTTTGTCTTTTCTGCAAACCGATTTGGCCTGGGAAGCGCCGGCAGAAAACCTGCAGCGCTGCGAACAGCGCCTGCGCGATGTCGCAAACAGCCGGCTGATCGTGCTGCCGGAAATGTTTACCACCGGCTTCACCATGAACCCGGCCAGCGTGGCGCAGACCATGGATGGCGAAGCGGTGCGCTGGATGCGCCGCACCGCTGCCGCCAAGGGCGCGGATGTGGTGGGCAGCGTGGTGATTGAAGAAGGCGGCAAGTATTTCAACCGCCTGATCTGGGCCAAAGCCGATGGCGGCTTGCAACACTACGATAAAAAGCACTTATTCACCTTCGCCGGTGAAGACAAACACTACAGCCCAGGCCAGCAGCCTTTGATTGTGCCGATTCAAGGCTGGAATGTGGCGACCTTTATTTGCTTTGATTTGCGCTTCCCGGCCTGGTCGCGCAATCTCGATGGCAAATACGATCTGGCCTTGTATATCGCCAGCTGGCCGGAACGCCGCGCCAAACATTGGCAAGCCCTGTTGCAGGCGCGCGCGATTGAAAATCAAGCTTATGTGCTGGGCGTCAACCGTGTAGGCGTCGATGGCAATGGCATCAGCTATAGCGGCGATTCGATGTTGATCGACCCCTTGGGCGAAGTCTTATTCCATCAAAGTCATCAGGAATGCCTGCACAGCGCCACGCTGTCGCGCAGCTTGCTCGACGAGGTGCGCAGCAAATTCCCATTCTTAAAAGAAGCGGACCGCTTTGTCTTCAGCGCGTAA
- a CDS encoding SDR family NAD(P)-dependent oxidoreductase: MTQQIAVVTGAGGGFGAAITQALLDVGYAVAATDLNAQALHDLRAHLQQHPRLSTFEMDVTDAASVEQAAQAISQSMDGVITVLVNNAGIIGRAYCIAEKSIDLSRQVIDVNLTGAFNCTAVFSRYMARNKYGRIVNIASVAGIWGAAGGAAYAASKAGLIKASESWARELGPLNISVTAVAPGICKTNMLNKFVDEEAQMSADEAKLVKSIVPVGRWGTPDDVAEVVTFLATCKTNYLNAAVIAMDGGMRVGTL, encoded by the coding sequence GTGACGCAACAAATAGCCGTAGTCACCGGAGCCGGCGGCGGCTTCGGCGCTGCGATCACCCAGGCATTGCTCGATGTGGGCTATGCGGTGGCGGCCACAGATTTAAACGCGCAAGCCTTGCACGACTTGCGCGCGCATCTGCAACAGCACCCGCGTCTGTCCACCTTTGAGATGGATGTCACCGACGCCGCCAGTGTCGAACAGGCGGCGCAGGCGATCAGCCAGTCTATGGATGGCGTCATCACCGTACTGGTGAATAACGCCGGCATTATCGGCCGCGCCTATTGCATCGCTGAAAAGAGCATCGATTTGTCGCGCCAGGTGATCGACGTCAATCTCACCGGGGCCTTTAATTGCACCGCCGTATTCTCGCGCTATATGGCGAGAAACAAGTATGGGCGGATTGTGAATATCGCCTCGGTGGCCGGCATCTGGGGTGCGGCAGGCGGGGCCGCCTATGCCGCCTCGAAAGCGGGCCTGATCAAAGCGTCTGAATCCTGGGCGCGCGAACTCGGCCCCTTGAATATCAGCGTCACAGCAGTCGCGCCCGGCATTTGCAAGACCAATATGCTCAACAAATTCGTTGACGAAGAGGCGCAGATGTCAGCCGATGAAGCCAAATTGGTGAAGTCGATTGTTCCGGTCGGGCGCTGGGGCACGCCGGACGATGTGGCCGAAGTCGTCACCTTCCTGGCGACGTGCAAAACCAATTATCTGAATGCCGCCGTGATTGCGATGGATGGCGGGATGCGGGTCGGCACGCTGTAG